In Flavobacterium sp. N3904, one DNA window encodes the following:
- a CDS encoding lipopolysaccharide biosynthesis protein, translated as MGLYKKLFKQTAIYGLATVIPRMFGFLLVPLYTGLLPKEAYGVLSIIYAYVIFFNVILAYGLETAFFRFYNKETNKESVIETTMVSIFWSTILFVFVSLLLRNTLALAAGVDVQYITYTIWILALDALVIIPFSKLRANQRPKFYALIKIGNVIVNLSFNLFFLLYLPKVAVSQPDSFLSSVFIENFQLGYIFLANIIASFLTFVVLFPDYFTIKWKFDSELWKRMMRYGLPIMIAGIAFAINEQFDKILLGKLLPANIAAEQVGVYSACYKLGLFMVLYRTAYTLGIEPFFFSHASNENAQQTYATVTKYFVIFGSFILLSVIVFADLLKQVMIPNSSYWEAMKVVPLIILANFFLGIYTNLSVWYKLIDKTYVGAYISIVGAVVTLVLNYLLIPKYSYYGSAIATISAYGSMMFISYYLGNKYYPIPYDKKKIGGYLGLSIGFSCISFYGFRENYYVGILLLGIFMGFIYYNEKEMLLRILKRPTKN; from the coding sequence TTGGGATTATATAAAAAGCTTTTTAAACAAACTGCCATTTATGGACTTGCGACAGTAATACCTAGGATGTTTGGTTTCCTTTTGGTTCCTTTATATACGGGTTTATTGCCAAAAGAAGCCTATGGAGTATTATCCATAATTTATGCATATGTGATTTTTTTCAATGTCATATTGGCTTACGGTTTGGAAACTGCTTTTTTTAGGTTCTACAATAAGGAAACAAACAAAGAAAGTGTGATAGAAACGACTATGGTTTCTATTTTTTGGTCTACTATTCTATTTGTTTTCGTATCCTTACTTTTACGAAATACATTAGCGCTTGCTGCTGGTGTTGATGTTCAATATATCACGTACACTATATGGATTTTAGCCCTTGATGCTTTAGTAATAATTCCTTTTTCCAAGTTGAGAGCCAACCAACGACCAAAATTTTATGCCTTAATAAAAATAGGTAATGTTATTGTCAATCTTAGTTTCAATTTGTTCTTTTTATTGTATTTGCCAAAAGTGGCCGTTTCGCAACCGGATAGTTTTCTAAGTTCTGTTTTCATTGAAAATTTTCAGTTAGGTTACATTTTTCTGGCCAATATCATTGCCAGTTTTCTAACTTTTGTGGTGCTTTTCCCAGACTATTTTACAATAAAATGGAAATTTGATTCTGAACTTTGGAAAAGGATGATGCGTTATGGATTGCCTATTATGATTGCGGGAATTGCCTTTGCCATCAACGAACAATTTGACAAAATCCTTTTGGGTAAATTATTACCGGCTAACATAGCTGCAGAGCAAGTGGGGGTGTATTCTGCCTGTTATAAGTTAGGACTTTTTATGGTTTTGTACAGGACGGCATATACCTTAGGAATCGAGCCATTCTTTTTCAGCCATGCATCCAATGAGAATGCGCAACAAACGTATGCGACGGTTACCAAATATTTCGTGATTTTTGGTTCCTTTATTCTATTGTCTGTAATTGTATTTGCCGATCTTTTAAAACAAGTTATGATTCCAAATTCTTCCTATTGGGAAGCGATGAAAGTGGTTCCGTTAATTATTTTGGCCAATTTTTTTCTTGGAATTTACACGAACCTTTCCGTTTGGTACAAACTCATCGATAAGACTTATGTCGGGGCTTATATTTCAATAGTTGGTGCCGTGGTAACATTGGTATTAAACTATCTATTGATTCCCAAATACAGTTATTATGGCTCGGCAATTGCGACGATTTCTGCATACGGTAGCATGATGTTTATTTCTTATTATCTCGGAAACAAATATTATCCAATCCCTTACGACAAGAAAAAAATAGGAGGTTATTTAGGATTATCTATCGGTTTTTCATGTATTTCTTTTTATGGTTTTAGGGAGAATTATTATGTTGGAATTTTACTTTTAGGGATATTTATGGGCTTTATCTATTATAATGAAAAAGAAATGCTGTTACGAATTTTAAAACGTCCAACTAAAAATTAG
- the dut gene encoding dUTP diphosphatase → MTINIINKSQHALPNYETIASAGMDLRANLSEAITLQPLERTIVKTGLFIELPIGYEAQVRPRSGLAAKNGITVLNAPGTVDADYRGEIGVILVNLSNDPFVIENGERIAQLIIAKHERAEWIEVKELNETSRGTGGFGSTGVK, encoded by the coding sequence ATGACAATTAACATCATCAACAAATCACAGCATGCATTGCCTAATTATGAAACCATAGCTTCGGCAGGAATGGATTTAAGAGCTAATTTATCTGAAGCTATAACATTACAACCTTTGGAAAGAACCATTGTAAAAACAGGTCTTTTTATAGAATTGCCTATTGGTTATGAAGCTCAAGTCAGGCCCAGAAGCGGATTGGCTGCAAAAAATGGGATAACCGTTCTTAATGCTCCCGGAACAGTCGATGCCGATTATAGAGGCGAAATCGGAGTAATTTTAGTAAATTTATCCAACGATCCATTTGTTATTGAAAACGGAGAACGCATTGCCCAACTGATCATCGCCAAACACGAACGCGCCGAATGGATTGAAGTTAAGGAATTAAACGAAACTTCAAGAGGAACAGGCGGATTTGGGAGTACGGGAGTGAAGTAG
- a CDS encoding sugar phosphate nucleotidyltransferase has product MKIIVPMAGRGSRLRPHTLTIPKPLIPVAGKPIVHRLVEDIAGVLNQDIEEIAFIIHESFGKKVEEDLVAIAQKLGAKGTIYYQNEALGTGHAIMCAKDSLSGPAVIAYADTLIRAKFDLDANADSVIWVKQVDQPEAFGVVSLNEANEIIELVEKPKEFVSDLAVIGIYYFKDIAILKNELQSVLDNNIIHGGEYQINDGIKQMMAKGMKFVPGKVDEWMDCGNKDVTVETNSRMLGFLHNDGINLVDSSVKLENSTIIPPCYIGKDVILINATVGPNVSLGDACHIQNSTIQNSLIQTHSHIKNAILDNAMIGNHASFDGNFKHISIGDYSVLE; this is encoded by the coding sequence ATGAAAATAATCGTACCAATGGCAGGACGCGGATCACGTCTTCGCCCACATACCTTAACCATTCCTAAGCCTTTAATTCCCGTTGCCGGAAAACCGATCGTACACCGTTTGGTCGAAGATATCGCGGGAGTTTTAAATCAGGATATTGAAGAAATTGCTTTCATCATTCACGAAAGTTTTGGAAAAAAGGTAGAAGAAGATTTAGTTGCAATTGCCCAAAAGTTAGGTGCAAAAGGAACTATTTATTATCAAAATGAAGCGCTTGGAACCGGTCACGCTATTATGTGCGCCAAAGATTCTTTGAGCGGACCAGCTGTTATAGCTTATGCCGACACTTTAATTCGCGCCAAATTTGATTTAGACGCCAATGCCGATAGTGTAATTTGGGTAAAACAAGTAGATCAGCCAGAAGCGTTTGGTGTAGTAAGTTTAAATGAAGCCAATGAAATAATTGAATTGGTTGAAAAACCAAAAGAGTTTGTTTCAGACCTTGCCGTTATCGGAATTTATTATTTTAAAGATATCGCCATCTTAAAAAACGAACTTCAATCAGTGTTGGATAATAACATTATTCATGGGGGAGAATATCAAATAAATGATGGAATAAAACAAATGATGGCCAAAGGCATGAAATTTGTTCCTGGAAAAGTAGACGAATGGATGGATTGTGGTAATAAAGATGTTACTGTAGAAACCAATTCCAGGATGTTAGGTTTTCTGCACAATGACGGAATCAATCTGGTGGATTCATCTGTTAAGCTAGAGAATTCGACGATTATTCCGCCTTGCTATATTGGAAAAGATGTAATTTTAATCAACGCTACTGTTGGACCAAATGTATCTTTGGGAGATGCTTGTCACATTCAAAACAGCACAATTCAAAACAGTTTGATACAAACGCATTCGCATATAAAAAACGCCATTTTAGACAATGCCATGATCGGAAATCATGCTAGTTTTGATGGTAATTTTAAGCATATAAGCATAGGTGATTATTCGGTTTTAGAATAA